One genomic segment of Ascaphus truei isolate aAscTru1 chromosome 23, aAscTru1.hap1, whole genome shotgun sequence includes these proteins:
- the LOC142473063 gene encoding keratin, type I cytoskeletal 19-like isoform X1, with translation MSSCSVRQNTSSSGSSMGQGFGGYGQRTPSIHGGSGGKNISLSTSRMVSSGTSGALGGNYGSSYGGGYSSSCNYGGGVDGGLLGGGEKETMQNLNDRLASYLDKVRSLENSNAQLENQIREWYQKHGPVPEVDHSQLFKVIEELQNKILLATTGNASTVLQIENAKLAADDFRAKYETEVCLFMSVEADINGLRRVLDELTLTRSDLEVQVESLTEELTYLKKNHEEEMNCLRGQVGNHVNVEMNAAPTVDLSKILADMRDQYEVLADKNRKEVEAWYLNKTEQLNKEVSNHGEQIQSGKSEITNLRRTLHDLEIELQSQLSMKSALEGTLAETEGRYCFQLSQLQEMIGCVETQLAELRSDMERQSYEHKLLLDAKSRLEQEIATYRRLLEGEDAQQSYKDVPQIPRNVRTVIDQTVGEKKVHQSNY, from the exons ATGTCCTCTTGCAGCGTCAGACAGAACACTTCCTCTTCAGGATCCTCAATGGGCCAGGGCTTTGGTGGTTATGGTCAAAGAACACCAAGCATCCATGGTGGTAGTGGTGGTAAAAATATCTCCCTCTCCACTAGTAGGATGGTTTCCAGTGGGACAAGTGGTGCTTTAGGTGGCAACTACGGATCTAGCTATGGCGGGGGTTATAGCTCTAGCTGTAACTATGGAGGAGGGGTTGACGGTGGTCTTCTTGGTGGAGGTGAAAAGGAGACCATGCAGAATCTGAATGACCGCCTGGCCTCATACCTGGACAAGGTGCGCTCCCTGGAGAATTCGAATGCCCAGTTGGAGAATCAGATCCGAGAATGGTACCAGAAGCATGGACCCGTCCCGGAAGTTGACCATAGCCAACTCTTCAAGGTGATTGAGGAACTCCAGAACAAG ATCCTTCTTGCTACCACGGGCAATGCAAGCACCGTTCTGCAGATTGAAAACGCCAAGCTGGCAGCAGATGACTTCAGAGCCAA GTATGAGACTGAGGTGTGCCTCTTTATGAGTGTGGAGGCTGACATCAATGGCCTGCGCAGAGTCCTGGATGAACTGACCCTAACCAGGTCTGACCTGGAGGTCCAGGTTGAAAGCCTGACGGAGGAGCTGACTTATCTGAAGAAGAACCATGAAGAG GAAATGAATTGTCTGCGTGGACAAGTTGGTAACCACGTGAATGTGGAGATGAACGCTGCTCCCACTGTGGACCTGAGCAAGATTCTGGCTGACATGAGAGACCAATACGAAGTCCTGGCTGATAAGAATCGCAAGGAAGTTGAAGCCTGGTACCTTAACAAG ACGGAACAACTGAACAAGGAAGTCTCAAATCATGGTGAACAGATCCAGTCCGGCAAGAGTGAGATCACCAACCTCAGACGCACTCTCCATGACTTGGAGATTGAGCTGCAGTCTCAACTGAGCATG AAATCAGCACTGGAGGGCACCTTGGCAGAGACAGAAGGCCGGTACTGCTTCCAGCTCTCACAGCTACAGGAGATGATAGGTTGTGTAGAGACTCAGCTTGCCGAATTGCGATCAGACATGGAACGCCAAAGCTATGAGCACAAACTCCTCCTGGACGCGAAGAGCCGTCTGGAGCAGGAAATTGCCACCTACAGGCGCCTGCTGGAGGGTGAAGATGCCCA ACAGTCCTACAAAGACG TTCCTCAAATCCCACGCAACGTTCGCACCGTCATAGACCAAACTGTAGGCGAGAAGAAAGTTCATCAGTCCAACTACTAA